The genomic interval TTAGCTGAGCCAACTTTAAGAGTTGCTAAAAACGACATCAAAGGATTAAACGTTTATCCAAATCCTGTGAAAGATGGTAAATTGTTTATCAATACTGATAGTGGAGATGCTAAAAAAGTAGCTATTTATAATATTTTAGGAAAACAAGTATTGTCAAAAGAAGTTGCTTCTGGGCAAGTTGATGTTTCTAGCTTGAATAAAGGGGTTTACGTTTTGAAAATTACTGAAGCTGGTAAAACAAGCACAAGAAAGATTGTTATTGACTAAGTATTCAATACCATATTTTTAAAAATCACAAAAAAGATTCTCTGATAAAGAGAGTCTTTTTTGCTTTACACAACATTGTTTTAAGTTTTTCATAATGTCCACTTATATATGAAACATTTCCTTAAATTTGCTTACTTTATTGAAAAGTACAACTAGAGTTATAAAAATCAAGCTATGTTACAAATTGCATTTATTAGAGAGAATCAGGAGAAAGTAATCCAAGCTTTGGCAAAAAGAAATATGGATGCCAAAACCGTGGTGGAAGAAGTGGTACAACTAGACGAAAAACGTCGTGCTTCACAAGTTGAAATGGACAACATTTTATCTGAGTCTAATAAATTATCCAAAGACATCGGCGGATTAATGAAAAGTGGTGAAAAAGCAAAAGCCGCTATCCTTAAAGAAAAAACGGTTTCTCTTAAAGAAAAAAGTAAAGAATTAGCAGATGTTGTTGAAGCTTTAGCTAATGAGTTAACCGAAAAATTATACACATTACCAAACCTTCCTGCAGATATTGTTCCGGCAGGGAAAACTCCCGAAGAAAACCTAAACGTTTTTGAAGCTGGTGAAGTTCCTGTTTTGCATGAAGGCGCACAACCACATTGGGAATTGGTAAAGAAATACGATATCATCGATTTCGAACTAGGAAATAAAATTACGGGAGCAGGTTTTCCGGTTTACAAAGGTAAAGGAGCTCGTTTGCAACGTGCCTTAATCAATTATTTTTTAGATAAAAACACTGCAGCAGGATATAATGAAGTACAAGTGCCTCATTTTGTAAACGAAGCTTCGGCTTATGGAACGGGACAATTGCCAGACAAAGAAGGTCAAATGTACCATGACGCAACAGATAACTTATATTTAATCCCAACAGCAGAAGTTCCGGTAACCAACTTGTTTAGAGATGTGATTTTGACCGAAAGTGAATTGCCTGTCCTGACGACTGCTTATACACCTTGTTTCCGTCGTGAAGCAGGTTCTTATGGAGCACACGTACGTGGATTAAATCGTTTGCACCAATTTGACAAAGTCGAAATTGTACGTGTGGAGCATCCTGATAAATCATACGAAGCATTAGATGGAATGGTGGAACACGTCAAAGATATTTTGAACGAATTAAAATTACCTTATAGAATCCTTCGCCTTTGTGGTGGAGACATGGGGTTCACTTCAGCATTGACTTATGATTTTGAAGTGTTTTCAACAGCACAAGATCGTTGGTTGGAAATTTCTTCTGTTTCTAATTTTGAAACTTTTCAAGCCAATCGCTTGAAATTACGTTTCAAAGACAAAGACGGTAAAAACCAATTGGCACATACGTTGAACGGAAGTTCATTGGCATTGCCTAGAGTTCTAGCCGGAATCCTTGAAAATTACCAAACTCCAGAAGGAATTGTAATCCCAGAGGTTTTACGACCATACTGTGGATTTGATATAATTAATTAGTGAACAGTATTCAGTTTTTTAGTTTTCAGTTTGTAAAATAATCGATTTGAAATATTTGTAGAAATTGAATATTTGTTTTTTTTGATTGCTGTTCTGATTACTAAAAAGCTGAATACGGAACACTTTTTGCTTACTGCTCTGAATACTAAAAAGCTGAATACTGAACACTTTTAGAATGAAAAACCTAATTTTATATATTGCTTTATTATTCTCGCTAGTTAGTTTCTCTCAGAACGAACAATTGGCGCAGTATTACTACGATAAAGGCGATTTCGAAAAAGCAAAAATCAGTTACCAAGAGTTGTTAGAATCGGTGCCTCAAAACCTGCAGTATTTTCTAAGAACCGTAGATTGTCTTCAACAATTGCAACAGTTTGAACAAGCTGAAAAAATTCTTATCACTCAGCTAAATAAATACAAGCAAGCCAGTATTTTGGTTGAGTTAGGTTACAATTATCAGTTACAAAAAAACGAACCTAAAGCCAAAGATTATTACCAACAAGCGATTGATAAAATCAACGCGAATGCTTACGAAGTGTATGGAGTTTCGGCTTCTTTTGAGAAAAAAGTATTATTGGATTATGCCTTAAAGTCCTATGAAACGGCAGAACTAAAAATGCCGAATCTTAGTTTTAATTATCAAAAAGGTTTATTGTACGGACAATTAGGTAATATGGAAAAGATGGTGGATACTTTTCTAGAGGAAGCATATCTTAACCCTCAAAATTCTGTTTTAATTCAAAATCAAATGTCCCGCTACATGACGGGTGAGGGAGATTCGACCTTTAGTGATTTGTTGAAAAAAGCTTTGGTTATTCGAGTTCAGAAAAATCAAGATGTTTTTTGGAATCATTATTTGAGTTGGTTCTATATGCAACAAAAAGAATTTTCCAAAGCCTTTATTCAAGAAAAATCCATTTACAAACGCAATCCCGTTTCTCTTTCAAATATTGTGAATTTAGCACAAACTTGCATTGAGGAAGAGGATAGCGAGACAGCAATAACAGTCCTGGGTTTTGTTTTGGAAAACACAAAGGATTTAGAATTGTTGATTCAAGCCAATGCATATTTGGTACAAATGAAAATCGATAAAGCATTGCCTAAAGAGTATCCAGTAATCCAAACGGAACTAGAAGCCTTGCTCAAACAATATGAAATCAGTCCTTTTAGTTTATCTTTGCAGCTGATTCAGGCACATTTTGTGGCTTTTAATTTGAATAAACCGGAAGAAGCTAAAGCGATTATCAAAAAAGCACTGGATTTACAGTTGAACGAATATCAAAAAGCACAAGTCAAAATGGAGCTAGCCGATGTTTTCCTTTTTGAAGAAAAATTCAACCAAGCGTTGTTGTATTATTCCCAAATTGAATTGGATTTAAAGAATGACGCAGTAGCACACGAAGCAAGTTTGAAAGCGGCCAAAACCAGTTATTTTAAAGGTGACTTTGATTGGGCTTTAAAACAGTTCAAAGAATTAAAATCGGCCAGTACACAGCTGATTGCCAATGATGCTTTGGAGTATTTTTTATTGATAAACGACAATACGGTTGCGGATTCGACTCAAACGGCATTAAAGGAATTTGCCAAAGGAGATTATCTTTTGTATCAAAATAGAAATGAAGAAGCTATTGCGCAATTTCAAGTCATTTTGAAGAAACACAAAGGAGACGAGATTGAAGGCGTGACTTTATTGCGATTGGGGAAAATATATGAAAAATTAGGTGATTTTCCTTTGGCATTAAGCCAATATCAAACAATAATAGACAAGCACAGAGACGGAATATACATTGACGAAGCACTTTATTTTTCGGCAGAGATTTACAATAAAAAATTAAAAGAAACCGAAAAAGCAAAGGCCTTATACGAGAAAATACTCTTTAACCATCAAGACAGTATTTATTTTGTTGAAGCCAGAAAGAATTTTAGAATATTAAGAGGAGATACAAATCTGTAAAAGTGGTTTAATGGTTATTTGTTTAGCCGATAAACCCTTTAATAAATAAATTAAGTTATGATTATTTACAACGTTACTACAAACATACACGAAAGCGTACACGACCAATGGATGATCTGGATGCAGCACAAACACATTCCTGAAATGATCGCTACGGGCAAATTTATTTCGGCGCGATTGGTGCGTGTTTTGGTTGAAGAAGAGATGGGCGGAGTTACCTATTCTGCACAATACACAACCGATAGTAAAGAAACTTTGGAAAAATATTATCAAGAAAACGCAGGGAATTTTCAGGTAGAAGGGCAAAAGTTGTTTGGAGAAAAAATGCTCATTTTCCGTACGGAATTACAAGTGATATCAGAGCATTAGAATTAGAATTCAGTCGCAGTACTTTAGCCTCAGTTTTTTAGTCATTGCTGTAGATTATGGGTTGGTTCCTTAGCGGGAAAATGGATGCAGAATATAAAGTAATTTGCGTCTTTTAGCCTTAGCGGCTTAAAAGATTATAGTATAAAAAAATTAGCGCCTTAGCGTCTTCGCGGTTAAAAAAATAGATACTGAAATAAATTCAGCATAATATGGAAAAAGTAAAAGCAAAAAAACACCTCGGACAACATTTCTTAAAAGACGAAAGCATTGCCAAGGCAAT from Flavobacterium ovatum carries:
- a CDS encoding DUF4286 family protein yields the protein MIIYNVTTNIHESVHDQWMIWMQHKHIPEMIATGKFISARLVRVLVEEEMGGVTYSAQYTTDSKETLEKYYQENAGNFQVEGQKLFGEKMLIFRTELQVISEH
- a CDS encoding tetratricopeptide repeat protein encodes the protein MKNLILYIALLFSLVSFSQNEQLAQYYYDKGDFEKAKISYQELLESVPQNLQYFLRTVDCLQQLQQFEQAEKILITQLNKYKQASILVELGYNYQLQKNEPKAKDYYQQAIDKINANAYEVYGVSASFEKKVLLDYALKSYETAELKMPNLSFNYQKGLLYGQLGNMEKMVDTFLEEAYLNPQNSVLIQNQMSRYMTGEGDSTFSDLLKKALVIRVQKNQDVFWNHYLSWFYMQQKEFSKAFIQEKSIYKRNPVSLSNIVNLAQTCIEEEDSETAITVLGFVLENTKDLELLIQANAYLVQMKIDKALPKEYPVIQTELEALLKQYEISPFSLSLQLIQAHFVAFNLNKPEEAKAIIKKALDLQLNEYQKAQVKMELADVFLFEEKFNQALLYYSQIELDLKNDAVAHEASLKAAKTSYFKGDFDWALKQFKELKSASTQLIANDALEYFLLINDNTVADSTQTALKEFAKGDYLLYQNRNEEAIAQFQVILKKHKGDEIEGVTLLRLGKIYEKLGDFPLALSQYQTIIDKHRDGIYIDEALYFSAEIYNKKLKETEKAKALYEKILFNHQDSIYFVEARKNFRILRGDTNL
- the serS gene encoding serine--tRNA ligase — protein: MLQIAFIRENQEKVIQALAKRNMDAKTVVEEVVQLDEKRRASQVEMDNILSESNKLSKDIGGLMKSGEKAKAAILKEKTVSLKEKSKELADVVEALANELTEKLYTLPNLPADIVPAGKTPEENLNVFEAGEVPVLHEGAQPHWELVKKYDIIDFELGNKITGAGFPVYKGKGARLQRALINYFLDKNTAAGYNEVQVPHFVNEASAYGTGQLPDKEGQMYHDATDNLYLIPTAEVPVTNLFRDVILTESELPVLTTAYTPCFRREAGSYGAHVRGLNRLHQFDKVEIVRVEHPDKSYEALDGMVEHVKDILNELKLPYRILRLCGGDMGFTSALTYDFEVFSTAQDRWLEISSVSNFETFQANRLKLRFKDKDGKNQLAHTLNGSSLALPRVLAGILENYQTPEGIVIPEVLRPYCGFDIIN